The following coding sequences lie in one Arabidopsis thaliana chromosome 3, partial sequence genomic window:
- the XRCC4 gene encoding DNA ligase IV-binding protein (homolog of human DNA ligase iv-binding protein XRCC4 (XRCC4); FUNCTIONS IN: protein C-terminus binding; INVOLVED IN: double-strand break repair, DNA recombination, metabolic process; LOCATED IN: nucleus; EXPRESSED IN: 15 plant structures; EXPRESSED DURING: 6 growth stages; CONTAINS InterPro DOMAIN/s: Carbamoyl phosphate synthetase, large subunit, ATP-binding (InterPro:IPR005479), DNA double-strand break repair and VJ recombination XRCC4, C-terminal (InterPro:IPR014751), DNA double-strand break repair and VJ recombination XRCC4 (InterPro:IPR010585); BEST Arabidopsis thaliana protein match is: DNA double-strand break repair and VJ recombination XRCC4 (TAIR:AT1G61410.1); Has 189 Blast hits to 182 proteins in 54 species: Archae - 0; Bacteria - 3; Metazoa - 88; Fungi - 4; Plants - 48; Viruses - 0; Other Eukaryotes - 46 (source: NCBI BLink).) produces the protein MIGVDSKSSSTTFIETMVESEKTKHTCLRLEISGADPIFVKGTWHNSRFDISVTDGSSSWICNATEEEVAERAAQWDQPVSEYLKLAEQYLGFQQPNSVYSFSDALEGSKRLSWTFEKEGTKLEWRWKCKPSDDSKKITVGILDFLMEANIRLSEEVVNKTRSFEKMRSEAERCLAQGEKLCDEKTEFESATYAKFLSVLNAKKAKLRALRDKEDSVRVVEEEESTDKAESFESGRSDDEKSEEEASKKATSSKARGGKRAARS, from the exons ATGATCGGAGTTGACTCAAAATCTTCGTCGACGACTTTTATCGAAACAATGGTTGAATCGGAGAAAACGAAACACACTTGTCTCCGTCTCGAAATCTCCGGCGCCGATCCAATTTTCGTCAAAGGCACTTGGCATAATTCTCGTTTCGATATCTCCGTCACCGATGGTTCCTCCTCTTGGATTTGCaatg CGACGGAGGAGGAAGTGGCGGAGAGAGCAGCACAATGGGACCAGCCTGTGTCAGAGTATTTAAAGCTCGCCGAGCAATACTTAGGGTTTCAACAACCTAATTCGGTCTATAGTTTCTCCGATGCTCTAGAGGGATCTAAACGG CTCTCTTGGACGTTTGAGAAGGAAGGGACTAAACTTGAGTGGAGGTGGAAATGTAAACCATCAGATGATAGCAAGAAGATCACTGTTGGGatcttggattttcttatggAGGCTAACATAAGGCTAAGT GAAGAAGTGGTGAACAAGACGAGATCTTTtgagaagatgagaagtgaagctGAGAGATGTCTAGCGCAAGGTGAAAAACTCTGTGacgaaaaaacagagtttgagAGTGCAACTTATGCAAAG tttctttctgttttaaatGCAAAGAAGGCAAAACTGAGAGCACTAAGGGACAAAGAAGATTCAGTGAGAGTAGTTGAGGAGGAAGAGTCGACAGACAAAGCTGAAAGCTTTGAGAGTGGAAGAagtgatgatgagaagagCGAGGAAGAAGCCTCAAAAAAGGCAACAAGCAGCAAAGCCCGTGGCGGGAAGAGAGCTGCACGAAGCTAA
- the RLP37 gene encoding receptor like protein 37 (receptor like protein 37 (RLP37); FUNCTIONS IN: kinase activity; INVOLVED IN: signal transduction, defense response; LOCATED IN: endomembrane system; CONTAINS InterPro DOMAIN/s: Leucine-rich repeat-containing N-terminal domain, type 2 (InterPro:IPR013210), Leucine-rich repeat (InterPro:IPR001611); BEST Arabidopsis thaliana protein match is: receptor like protein 38 (TAIR:AT3G23120.1); Has 116481 Blast hits to 31282 proteins in 1091 species: Archae - 43; Bacteria - 8551; Metazoa - 25997; Fungi - 1173; Plants - 71485; Viruses - 19; Other Eukaryotes - 9213 (source: NCBI BLink).) produces the protein MVRNQSRCFLGIIITISFFFFLLSLPNTFASPTRSLCRSDQRDALLELKKEFPIHSNGSHHVTTLSWNKTVDCCSWEGVTCDATLGEVISLNLVSYIANTSLKSSSSLFKLRHLRHLELSHCNLQGEIPSSIGNLSHLTYLDLSFNQLVGEFPVSIGNLNQLEYIDLWVNALGGNIPTSFANLTKLSELHLRQNQFTGGDIVLSNLTSLSIVDLSSNYFNSTISADLSQLHNLERFWVSENSFFGPFPSFLLMIPSLVDICLSENQFEGPINFGNTTSSSKLTELDVSYNNLDGLIPKSISTLVSLEHLELSHNNFRGQVPSSISKLVNLDGLYLSHNNFGGQVPSSIFKLVNLEHLDLSHNDFGGRVPSSISKLVNLSSLDLSYNKFEGHVPQCIWRSSKLDSVDLSYNSFNSFGRILELGDESLERDWDLSSNSLQGPIPQWICNFRFFSFLDFSNNHLNGSIPQCLKNSTDFYMLNLRNNSLSGFMPDFCMDGSMLGSLDVSLNNLVGKLPESFINCEWMEYLNVRGNKIKDTFPVWLGSLQYLTVLVLRSNTFYGPVYKASAYLGFPSMRIMDISNNNFVGSLPQDYFANWTEMSSVWQRPMLTLDYKRNIAIPGSNYMGDDNHQDSIDLVYKGVDTDFEQIFGGFKVIDFSGNRFSGHIPRSIGLLSELLHLNLSGNAFTGNIPPSLASITKLETLDLSRNNLSGEIPRGLGKLSFLSNINFSHNHLEGLVPQSTQFGSQNCSSFMGNPRLYGLDQICGETHVPIPTSLHPEEPLLEPEETVLNWIAAAIAFGPGVFCGLVIGHIFTSYKHKWLMAKFCRNKRKTTIGTS, from the coding sequence ATGGTTCGAAACCAATCTCGTTGCTTTCTTGGTATTATTATTaccatctctttctttttctttcttctttccttacCAAACACTTTCGCTTCTCCCACACGGTCTTTGTGCCGCAGCGACCAAAGAGATGCTCTTTTGGAGCTAAAAAAAGAGTTCCCGATCCATTCCAACGGGAGCCATCATGTAACAACACTTTCTTGGAACAAGACCGTTGATTGTTGTTCTTGGGAGGGTGTCACATGTGATGCTACATTAGGAGAGGTGATATCACTTAATCTCGTTTCCTATATTGCCAACACCTCTTTGAAATCTAGCAGTAGTCTTTTTAAACTCCGACATCTTCGTCACCTAGAGCTTTCACATTGCAATCTCCAAGGAGAGATTCCTTCTTCAATTGGAAATCTTTCTCATCTCACAtatcttgatctttctttcaatCAATTAGTAGGTGAATTTCCGGTTTCGATAGGTAACCTAAACCAACTAGAATACATAGATCTTTGGGTTAATGCTCTCGGAGGTAATATTCCTACTTCATTTGCCAACTTAACAAAGCTTTCTGAATTGCACCTCCGTCAAAATCAATTCACGGGTGGGGATATAGTATTATCCAACTTAACTAGCTTGTCCATTGTAGACCTCTCCTCCAATTACTTCAACTCCACGATTTCTGCTGACCTTAGTCAACTCCACAACTTAGAGCGATTTTGGGTGTCTGAGAACTCATTTTTTGGACCTTTTCCCTCATTCTTGCTCATGATTCCTTCGTTAGTCGATATTTGTTTAAGTGAAAACCAATTCGAAGGACCTATTAATTTTGGGAATACCACTTCGTCATCTAAGTTGACAGAGTTAGATGTTAGCTACAACAATCTTGATGGGCTAATCCCAAAATCTATATCTACATTAGTTAGTCTCGAACATTTAGAGCTTAGCCACAACAATTTTAGAGGACAAGTCCCTAGTTCTATATCGAAATTAGTCAATCTCGATGGTTTATATCTTAGCCATAATAACTTCGGAGGACAAGTCCCTAGCtctatatttaaattagtCAATCTCGAACATTTAGATCTTAGCCACAACGATTTCGGAGGACGAGTCCCTAGCTCTATATCAAAATTAGTCAACCTCAGTTCCCTTGATCTTTCCTACAACAAGTTTGAAGGTCATGTACCTCAATGTATATGGAGATCTTCTAAGTTAGATTCAGTGGATCTTTCTTATAATTCTTTCAACAGTTTCGGCAGAATTCTAGAACTTGGGGATGAATCATTAGAAAGAGATTGGGATCTTAGCTCAAATTCCCTCCAAGGACCAATTCCCCAATGGATCTGCAACttcagatttttttccttcttagaTTTTTCCAACAACCATCTTAATGGCTCAATTCCACAATGTTTGAAGAATTCCACTGATTTCTACATGTTAAATCTGCGAAACAACAGTCTAAGTGGATTTATGCCAGACTTCTGCATGGATGGCTCAATGTTGGGATCACTTGATGTCAGCCTCAACAATTTGGTGGGGAAACTTCCAGAATCTTTCATCAACTGTGAGTGGATGGAATATCTTAATGTGAGAGGAAACAAGATCAAAGACACGTTTCCAGTCTGGTTGGGATCTCTACAATACCTAACGGTTCTTGTGCTCCGATCAAATACATTCTATGGTCCAGTCTATAAGGCCTCTGCCTACTTAGGCTTTCCAAGCATGCGGATCATGGACATATCGAATAACAACTTCGTTGGATCATTGCCACAAGACTATTTTGCCAACTGGACTGAAATGTCATCGGTATGGCAACGACCTATGCTCACACTTgattacaaaagaaatataGCTATACCAGGGTCAAACTACATGGGAGATGATAATCATCAAGATTCAATTGATTTGGTGTATAAAGGAGTAGACACAGATTTCGAACAAATCTTTGGAGGCTTTAAAGTCATAGATTTTTCTGGAAACCGATTCTCTGGACATATCCCTAGATCCATTGGTCTATTGAGCGAATTGCTTCATCTCAACTTGTCAGGCAATGCATTCACAGGAAACATCCCACCATCTTTGGCTAGTATTACAAAGCTCGAGACGCTAGACCTATCGCGAAACAACTTGTCAGGTGAAATTCCTCGAGGTCTCGGGAAACTCTCGTTTCTCTCCAACATCAACTTCTCCCACAACCATCTAGAGGGATTGGTGCCACAAAGCACACAGTTTGGAAGTCAAAATTGTTCTTCATTCATGGGTAATCCCAGACTCTATGGACTCGATCAAATTTGTGGAGAAACCCATGTCCCCATACCTACATCGCTGCACCCCGAGGAACCTTTGTTGGAACCGGAAGAGACAGTTCTGAACTGGATAGCAGCTGCAATAGCATTTGGACCTGGTGTGTTTTGTGGATTAGTGATTGGACATATTTTCACTTCATACAAGCACAAGTGGCTTATGGCGAAATTTTGTCGAAACAAGCGCAAAACCACCATAGGTACTTCTTAA
- the RLP38 gene encoding receptor like protein 38 (receptor like protein 38 (RLP38); FUNCTIONS IN: kinase activity; INVOLVED IN: signal transduction, defense response; LOCATED IN: endomembrane system; CONTAINS InterPro DOMAIN/s: Leucine-rich repeat-containing N-terminal domain, type 2 (InterPro:IPR013210), Leucine-rich repeat (InterPro:IPR001611); BEST Arabidopsis thaliana protein match is: receptor like protein 37 (TAIR:AT3G23110.1); Has 120242 Blast hits to 33265 proteins in 1172 species: Archae - 42; Bacteria - 8485; Metazoa - 29672; Fungi - 1389; Plants - 71311; Viruses - 22; Other Eukaryotes - 9321 (source: NCBI BLink).), which yields MIRSQSYCFLGITITIYFFFCLLPLPNTFASPPTQSLCRHDQRDALLELQKEFPIPSVILQNPWNKGIDCCSWGGVTCDAILGEVISLKLYFLSTASTSLKSSSALFKLQHLTHLDLSNCNLQGEIPSSIENLSHLTHLDLSTNHLVGEVPASIGNLNQLEYIDLRGNHLRGNIPTSFANLTKLSLLDLHENNFTGGDIVLSNLTSLAILDLSSNHFKSFFSADLSGLHNLEQIFGNENSFVGLFPASLLKISSLDKIQLSQNQFEGPIDFGNTSSSSRLTMLDISHNNFIGRVPSSLSKLVNLELLDLSHNNFRGLSPRSISKLVNLTSLDISYNKLEGQVPYFIWKPSNLQSVDLSHNSFFDLGKSVEVVNGAKLVGLNLGSNSLQGPIPQWICNFRFVFFLDLSDNRFTGSIPQCLKNSTDFNTLNLRNNSLSGFLPELCMDSTMLRSLDVSYNNFVGKLPKSLMNCQDMEFLNVRGNKIKDTFPFWLGSRKSLMVLVLRSNAFYGPVYNSTTYLGFPRLSIIDISNNDFVGSLPQDYFANWTEMATVWDINRLNYARNTSSRTIQYGGLQTIQRSNYVGDNFNMHADSMDLAYKGVDTDFNRIFRGFKVIDFSGNRFSGHIPRSIGLLSELLHLNLSGNAFTGNIPPSLANITNLETLDLSRNNLSGEIPRSLGNLSFLSNINFSHNHLQGFVPRSTQFGTQNCSSFVGNPGLYGLDEICRESHHVPVPTSQQHDGSSSELEEPVLNWIAAAIAFGPGVFCGFVIGHIFTSYKHLWFIAR from the coding sequence ATGATTCGAAGCCAATCTTATTGCTTTCTTGGTATTACTATTACcatctatttcttcttttgtcttcttcccTTACCAAACACCTTTGCTTCTCCTCCCACACAGTCTTTGTGCCGCCACGACCAAAGAGATGCTCTTTTGGAGCTACAAAAAGAGTTCCCGATCCCTTCCgttattttacaaaatccgTGGAACAAGGGCATTGACTGTTGTTCTTGGGGCGGAGTCACGTGTGATGCTATCTTGGGAGAGGTGATATCACTAAAACTCTATTTCCTTAGTACTGCTAGCACCTCTTTGAAATCTAGTAGTGCTCTTTTTAAACTGCAACATCTTACTCACTTAGACCTTTCGAATTGCAATCTCCAAGGGGAGATTCCTTCTTCTATTGAAAATCTTTCCCACCTCACACATCTTGATCTTTCTACTAATCACTTAGTAGGTGAAGTTCCTGCTTCAATCGGTAACCTAAACCAACTAGAATACATAGATCTTAGGGGTAATCATCTCAGAGGTAATATTCCTACTTCATTTGCCAACTTAACCAAGCTTTCTCTATTGGACCTCCatgaaaataatttcacgGGTGGTGATATAGTATTATCCAACTTAACCAGCTTAGCGATTCTAGACCTCTCCTCCAATCACTTCAAATCCTTCTTTTCCGCTGACCTAAGTGGACTCCACAACCTGGAGCAAATTTTTGGGAATGAAAACTCATTTGTCGGACTTTTTCCCGCCTCCTTGCTCAAGATTTCTTCGTTAGACAAGATTCAGTTAAGCCAAAACCAATTTGAGGGACCGATTGATTTTGGAAATACGTCTTCATCATCTAGGCTTACAATGTTAGATATCAGCCACAACAATTTTATAGGACGAGTCCCGAGTTCTCTATCTAAATTAGTCAATCTCGAACTTTTAGACCTTAGCCACAACAATTTCAGAGGACTATCCCCTAGATCTATATCTAAGTTAGTCAACCTCACCTCCCTTGATATTTCCTACAACAAGTTGGAAGGTCAAGTACCTTATTTCATATGGAAACCTTCTAACTTGCAATCTGTGGATCTTTCTCATAATTCGTTCTTCGACTTGGGCAAATCTGTGGAAGTTGTCAATGGAGCAAAGTTAGTTGGGTTGAATCTTGGTTCAAATTCACTCCAAGGACCGATTCCCCAATGGATCTGCAACttcagatttgttttcttcttagatttgtCAGACAACCGTTTCACTGGCTCAATTCCTCAATGTTTGAAGAATTCTACTGATTTTAATACGTTAAATCTGCGAAACAACAGTCTAAGTGGGTTTCTGCCAGAATTATGCATGGATAGCACTATGTTACGATCACTTGATGTCAGCTACAACAATTTTGTGGGGAAGCTTccaaaatctttgatgaaCTGCCAAGATATGGAATTTTTGAATGTGAGAGGAAACAAGATCAAAGACACGTTTCCATTTTGGTTGGGCTCTCGGAAATCATTAATGGTTCTTGTGCTCCGATCAAATGCATTCTATGGTCCAGTCTATAACTCCACTACCTATTTGGGGTTTCCACGCTTGAGTATCATTGATATATCTAATAACGATTTCGTTGGGTCATTACCACAAGACTATTTTGCCAATTGGACTGAAATGGCAACGGTGTGGGACATCAATCGACTGAACTACGCAAGAAACACTTCTTCAAGAACAATACAATATGGGGGACTTCAAACTATCCAAAGGTCGAACTACGTGGGGGATAATTTCAATATGCATGCAGATTCGATGGATTTGGCGTACAAAGGAGTAGACACAGATTTTAATCGGATCTTTCGAGGCTTTAAAGTCATAGATTTTTCTGGAAACCGATTCTCTGGACATATCCCTAGATCCATTGGTCTATTGAGCGAATTGCTTCATCTCAACTTGTCAGGCAATGCATTCACAGGCAACATCCCTCCATCCTTGGCAAATATCACAAACCTCGAGACGTTAGACCTATCGCGAAATAACTTGTCAGGTGAAATTCCTCGAAGTCTCGGGAACCTCTCGTTTCTGTCCAACATCAACTTCTCCCACAATCATCTACAAGGATTCGTGCCACGGAGCACACAGTTTGGAACTCAAAATTGTTCTTCATTCGTGGGTAATCCTGGACTTTATGGCCTCGATGAAATTTGTAGAGAAAGCCATCATGTTCCTGTTCCTACATCTCAGCAACATGATGGGTCTTCTTCAGAACTAGAAGAGCCAGTGCTGAACTGGATAGCAGCCGCGATAGCCTTTGGACCTGGTGTGTTCTGTGGATTTGTGATCGGACACATCTTCACTTCATACAAACACTTGTGGTTTATAGCTCGTTAA